A window of the Deltaproteobacteria bacterium genome harbors these coding sequences:
- a CDS encoding CoA transferase — protein sequence MLSPYRVLDLTTERGLLCGQILGDLGADVIQIEPPGGSPARHLAPFFHDVPHPDRSLYWWAFNRNKRSITLNLEHADGQAIVQRLAKISHFVIESDNPGILAQRGCGYQDLAKINPALVYVSITPFGQDGPKVGYADSDLVILAAGGPLVLTGDEDRAPVRVSVPQAYLHASGQAAAAALIAHHERRRSGLGQHVDVSAQQAVAQATQSGLLAGPLGERDFQRLAGGAKMGPVNVRLVWPAKDGYVSIGFLFGSAIGHFTKRLMQWVWEEGFCDEATRDKDWVAFGAIFLGDPEALKEYDRLVGIVERFSASKTKDELLQEALKRALLIAPVQTTAEVLESKQLAAREYWQDLEHPELGQTVKYPGPFAKFSAAPLRYRRRPPTTGEHNREIYCGELGFTEQQVADLLHSGVI from the coding sequence ATGCTCAGCCCCTATCGTGTCCTTGATTTGACAACCGAACGTGGCCTGTTGTGTGGCCAAATCCTCGGTGACCTTGGCGCTGATGTCATACAAATCGAGCCACCTGGTGGTTCTCCGGCTCGTCATCTCGCGCCATTTTTTCATGATGTGCCCCATCCCGACCGTTCGCTGTATTGGTGGGCCTTTAATCGCAATAAACGCAGTATCACGCTCAACCTTGAACATGCCGATGGTCAAGCGATCGTCCAACGCCTGGCAAAAATTTCACACTTTGTTATTGAATCAGACAATCCCGGCATCCTGGCTCAACGGGGCTGTGGATATCAGGACCTTGCCAAGATCAATCCAGCGCTGGTGTATGTATCGATTACGCCGTTTGGACAGGACGGACCGAAGGTAGGGTATGCGGATAGTGACTTGGTGATTTTGGCTGCTGGTGGACCACTCGTGCTGACCGGAGATGAAGATCGTGCGCCAGTCCGTGTGAGTGTCCCGCAAGCCTACTTACATGCGAGTGGACAAGCTGCAGCCGCGGCTCTGATTGCTCATCACGAACGTCGCCGCTCGGGACTCGGGCAACACGTTGACGTCTCGGCGCAACAGGCTGTGGCACAAGCAACTCAGTCGGGCTTGTTAGCTGGACCGTTAGGAGAGCGTGACTTTCAGCGCCTGGCTGGGGGAGCCAAGATGGGACCGGTCAATGTCCGCCTGGTATGGCCTGCAAAGGATGGCTATGTCTCGATTGGTTTTCTCTTTGGCTCAGCGATAGGCCATTTCACCAAGAGACTGATGCAGTGGGTGTGGGAAGAAGGCTTCTGTGACGAGGCGACGCGGGACAAAGACTGGGTCGCGTTTGGCGCCATCTTTCTCGGTGATCCAGAGGCACTCAAAGAATATGATCGGCTTGTCGGCATTGTTGAACGGTTTAGTGCGAGCAAAACCAAAGACGAACTCTTACAAGAAGCCCTTAAACGAGCGCTCTTGATTGCGCCGGTGCAAACAACCGCCGAGGTGTTAGAAAGTAAACAACTTGCCGCCCGTGAGTACTGGCAAGACCTCGAACACCCAGAGTTAGGTCAGACGGTGAAGTATCCGGGCCCGTTTGCCAAGTTTAGCGCCGCGCCGCTACGCTATCGGCGTCGCCCACCAACAACTGGTGAACATAACCGC